Proteins found in one Anoplolepis gracilipes chromosome 7, ASM4749672v1, whole genome shotgun sequence genomic segment:
- the Sws gene encoding neuropathy target esterase sws isoform X4 translates to MLFTHCIYINLLRSVVELFNKFNESLGSYIFSRWIGRFIEEYQTSRTIFVVATTLLLIFLVVSIFVLRKWKNKEFLPEVKEFVGVGTGKPRFRKRDKVLFYGRKMLRKVKSIGGQVHATGQGKKRRAVMRFARRLLQLKKETAPQQLKVLEPPAEYLEEDLGPGERVPPDALYMLQSIRVFGHFEKPVFLKLCKYTEIMNLPAGSTLFKIGDPDENLFIVQQGLVNVYITGSDGSQISLKIVKTGESVTSLLSFTDVLTGHTSTYKTVSARAVEDSIVVKLPMCAFQEVFQDYPDAFVRVIQVIMVRLQRVTFTALHQYLGLSAELVNQGSHKKKQSPFSGSPVRSRTRENFASQNDGSIPGVFPVGTSETHDTSDFSHREVLNTSSSSQPVPILGSRRTKSSSDWKNQSSNSQQNSADMVPECDSHWPIPSSSMASQPMHGSHAEAFHSGSTYSGRKRQVNESAQQQQQQLDEAQLVQIATDAFVRELGIEDETVLKDKVQIREVPVGTYLMKEESHKDVALVYVLSGSLIVSQRVSEGRDAGQEVHMFSAHQGEIVGGLAVLTGEPSFYTIRAKHSSRIALLSKSTFFAIMRDQPTVVLHVAHTVVRRLSPFVRQVDFALDWLFLESGRAVYRQGDESDSTFIVLSGRLRSVITYKNGKKEPVAEYGKGDLVGIVEMVTQTPRSTTVMAVRDSELAKLPEGLFNVIKLRYPIVVTRLINLLGHRILGTWQQPHTKNGNNDTQRAAATVDARPAQVNFSTVAIVPVSDDVPLTAFTYELYHSLCAIGPCLRLTSDVVRKTLGTTIMEPANEYRLTSWLAQQEDQHRISLYQCDSSYTLWTQRCVRQADCILIVGLGDRPPSIGRTEREVERLVMRTQKELVLLHKEQNGQRPTNTVQWLNMRSWVSSHHHIQGPKRMFTRRSQYRINELYSKVLMSEPNVHSDFSRLARWLTGTSVGLVLGGGGARGAAHVGMLKAIIEAGIPIDMVGGVSIGAFMGALWCMEKNITTTTQKAREWSKKMTQWWRQILDLTYPMTSMFSGKDFNKTIQQTFGDTYIEDLWLPYFTITTDITDSCMRTHRHGSLWRYIRASMSLSGYMPPMCDPVDGHLLLDGGYVNNLPADEMLRQGAHHILAIDVGSQDDTDLTNYGDSLSGWWLLWKRWNPFATPVKVPNLPDIQSRLAYVSCVRQLEEVKSSDYCEYIRPPIDKYKTLQFANFDEIKDVGYQHGKTYFEGQSKAGVLPRFNADRENARALRAKSQAANQQSPSSYTFTDLAQMVCKVSRVSRYLDIDSDSDELEEYEADLEEDAQEVGYASEPTAGILDQNFNLFFRALRIIA, encoded by the exons ATGCTATTTACACattgtatttacattaatCTCTTAAGAAgt GTAGTAGAGTTATTTAATAAGTTCAATGAGAGCCTGggatcatatatattttcaagatggATTGGAAGATTCATAGAGGAATATCAGACATCAAGAACAATCTTTGTTGTCGCCACAACTCTGCTGCTTATTTTCTTAGTTGTGTCAATCTTTGTGCTGCGCAAATGGAAGAACAAAGAATTTCTGCCAGAGGTGAAGGAGTTTGTCGGAGTAGGCACTGGCAAGCCAAGATTCAGGAAGAGAGACAAGGTTCTTTTTTATGGCAGAAAGATGTTGCGCAAGGTAAAATCTATTGGTGGCCAAGTGCACGCTACTGGACAAGGAAAGAAGAGGAGGGCAGTTATGAGATTTGCTCGTCGATTATTACAACTTAAGAAAGAAACCGCGCCACAACAACTTAAA gTATTGGAACCACCAGCTGAGTATTTGGAAGAAGATTTAGGACCTGGCGAGAGAGTACCCCCAGATGCTCTATATATGCTGCAAAGTATTAGAGTCTTTGGCCATTTTGAAAAACCTGTGTTTCTCAAATTGTGCAAGTACAcagaaattatgaatttacCTGCTGGAAGTACATTGTTCAAAATTGGAGATCCCGacgagaatttatttatagtgcAACAGGGTTTAGTTAATGTATATATCACTGGATCCGATGGCTCTCAAATATCGttgaaaatagtgaaaacagGAGAGTCTGTGACCAGTCTTCTTAGTTTTACCGATGTACTTACTGGGCATACAAGTACATACAAAACTGTATCCGCAAGAGCTGTGGAAGATTCTATTGTAGTAAAGTTACCAATGTGTGCATTTCAAGAA GTATTTCAAGATTATCCTGACGCCTTTGTTCGAGTTATTCAAGTCATTATGGTACGCCTGCAGAGAGTTACCTTCACCGCATTGCACCAATATCTCGGTCTCTCCGCGGAGTTGGTCAATCAGGGATCACATAAGAAGAAACAAAGTCCATTCTCCGGTTCACCAGTTCGATCAAGGACTAGAGAGAATTTCGCCTCACAGAACGATGGTTCAATACCTGGTGTATTTCCAGTCGGTACGTCGGAAACTCACGATACCAGTGATTTTTCTCATCGCGAGGTGCTTAATACAAGTAGTAGTTCTCAGCCTGTGCCCATACTCGGAAGTCGTCG AACAAAAAGCAGTTCCGACTGGAAGAATCAAAGTTCAAATTCGCAACAGAATTCGGCAGATATGGTCCCAGAATGTGACTCTCATTGGCCAATTCCATCCTCATCGATGGCATCTCAGCCAATGCACGGATCACATGCGGAAGCTTTTCATTCCGGAAGTACTTATTCTGGCAGAAAGCGTCAAGTGAATGAGTCGGCgcaacaacagcagcaacaacTAGATGAAGCGCAGCTTGTGCAGATAGCCACTGATGCGTTTGTACGTGAACTCGGCATAGAGGATGAGACGGTACTCAAAGACAAGGTGCAGATCAGAGAAGTGCCGGTTGGTACTTATCTAATGAAAGAAGAGTCTCACAAG GACGTCGCGCTTGTATATGTACTTTCGGGCTCGTTGATAGTGAGCCAACGTGTGTCGGAGGGCCGGGACGCAGGTCAAGAAGTGCACATGTTTAGCGCTCATCAGGGTGAAATCGTCGGTGGTTTGGCGGTGTTGACGGGCGAGCCATCCTTTTACACGATCAGAGCGAAGCATTCCAGCCGTATCGCGCTACTTAGTAAGTCAACGTTCTTCGCCATCATGCGAGATCAACCTACAGTCGTGTTGCATGTGGCACACACCGTCGTTCGCAGATTAAGTCCGTTTGTAAGACAG GTGGATTTTGCTCTCGACTGGTTGTTTCTTGAAAGCGGAAGGGCCGTTTATAGACAGGGTGATGAATCGGATTCGACATTCATAGTGTTAAGCGGACGATTGCGATCGgtaattacttataaaaacgGCAAGAAGGAACCGGTAGCTGAATATGGAAAGGGCGACTTGGTAGGAATCGTAGAGATGGTTACGCAAACTCCGAGATCAACGACGGTGATGGCGGTCAGGGATTCCGAACTAGCAAAGCTACCGGAAGGTTTATTCAACGTGATCAAATTGAGATATCCAATTGTCGTCACGAGATTGATAAATCTCCTTGGTCATCGCATACTCGGCACTTGGCAGCAACCGCACACAAAAAATGGCAATAATGATACTca ACGAGCCGCAGCAACAGTCGATGCCAGACCCGCACAAGTAAATTTCTCAACTGTTGCCATAGTACCCGTGTCGGATGATGTACCATTAACTGCCTTTACTTATGAATTGTATCATTCTTTATGTGCCATTGGACCTTGTCTTCGTTTAACATCGGATGTCGTAAGAAAG ACTTTAGGAACGACCATCATGGAGCCTGCGAATGAGTATCGGCTCACTTCCTGGCTCGCCCAGCAGGAAGATCAACATAGAATTTCTTTGTATCAGTGCGATTCAAGTTACACGTTGTGGACTCAGCGATGTGTCAGGCAAGCCGATTGCATTCTCATTGTGGGTCTGGGCGATCGACCGCCGTCGATTGGCCGAACGGAACGCGAGGTAGAACGATTAGTCATGCGAACGCAGAAAGAGCTGGTGCTGCTGCACAAGGAACAGAATGGCCAGCGACCCACGAACACTGTTCAATGGTTGAATATGAGATCATGGGTGTCCAGTCACCATCACATCCAAGGTCCGAAACGGATGTTCACCAGGAGATCGCAGTACAGAATT AATGAATTGTACTCCAAAGTGCTCATGTCCGAACCGAACGTACATAGCGATTTCAGCAGGTTAGCGCGATGGCTTACCGGCACTTCGGTAGGTCTTGTACTGGGTGGCGGCGGTGCGAGGGGCGCTGCCCACGTGGGTATGCTCAAAGCTATCATCGAGGCAGGTATACCCATAGACATGGTTGGCGGCGTCAGTATCGGCGCCTTCATGGGCGCTCTTTGGTGCATGGAAAAGAATATCACTACCACCACGCAAAAGGCCAGGGAATGGTCTAAG AAAATGACACAATGGTGGCGGCAAATTTTAGATTTGACTTATCCGATGACCTCGATGTTCTCCggtaaagattttaataagacCATACAGCAAACCTTTGGCGATACATATATAGAGGACTTGTGGCTTCCGTATTTTACTATAACCACAGACATCACGGACTCCTGTATGCGCACGCATAGACACG GATCGCTGTGGCGGTACATTCGGGCCTCGATGTCATTGTCTGGTTATATGCCACCCATGTGTGATCCTGTTGATGGCCATCTCCTTCTCGACGGCGGGTACGTCAATAACCTTCCAG CTGACGAAATGTTGCGACAAGGAGCACATCACATTCTGGCCATCGATGTAGGCTCACAGGATGACACCGATCTGACAAATTACGGGGACTCGTTATCCGGTTGGTGGTTACTGTGGAAACGATGGAATCCGTTCGCCACGCCTGTGAAGGTGCCAAATCTACCGGATATCCAGTCAAGACTGGCGTACGTGAGTTGTGTGCGCCAGCTGGAAGAGGTGAAGAGTTCAGATTATTGCGAGTACATCAGGCCGCCGATCGACAAGTATAAGACCCTCCAGTTCGCCAATTTCGATGAAATCAAGGACGTAGGATATCAACACg GAAAAACGTATTTCGAGGGTCAATCGAAAGCCGGAGTTCTGCCTCGATTCAATGCAGATCGAGAGAATGCGAGAGCCCTGCGAGCAAAGTCCCAAGCGGCTAATCAACAATCACCCTCTTCGTACACTTTCACCGATCTCGCGCAGATGGTGTGTAAAGTTTCACGTGTCAGCCGGTATCTTGACATAGATTCGGATTCGGATGAACTAGAGGAGTATGAGGCAGACCTGGAGGAAGATGCGCAGGAAGTGGGATACGCCTCCGAACCTACTGCTGGTATTTTAGACCAA aattttaatttattttttagagcCCTGAGGATAATCGCTTAA